The Rhodanobacter sp. LX-99 genome segment GCAGCTCGGCGCGCAGGCGGGCGTGGTTCTCGATGATGCCGTTGTGCACGATGGCCACGCGGCCGGCGATGTGCGGGTGCGCGTTCGCCTCGTTCGGCACGCCGTGCGTGGCCCAGCGGGTATGCGCAATGCCGGTGCCGCCGGGCAGCGGATCGGCCAGGTACAACGCCTCCATCTCGCGCACCTTGCCCTTGGCGCGCACGCGGCGAACCTGGCCGCCGTCCAGCACGGCCAGGCCGGCCGAGTCGTAGCCGCGGTATTCCAGCGCCTTCAGGCCGGCGATCAGCAGCGGCGCGACATCCCGCTGGGCGACGGCAGCAACGATTCCACACATGGCAACGCTTCCTTATGCTGGGTACGAAGTTCGAGTCTCGTCACGGCCGGCCATTTTGAGGTGGCCGCATTGCGGCCAGCTTTCGCGACACGAGCCCGCAGCCATCGCGGCGCAGCCGCCGGATCAACCGCTTAGTTCGCCTTGCGGCGCAAATAGTTCAACGAGCCGATGCGGGAACGCGGGCCATCGCGGCGGTGGAAGGCGGGGCGCGGCAACGCGTCGCGACTTCACCCGCCTCATCGACGATGCCGACCGGTTTGTGGCCATCCGTGATCGGCGGCCGTCATACAGCCGGATGCGTGTACAGGCAGTGATCGACCATGCGAACGGGCCATCGCCACGGCGCCGCACAGGTGCCGATCGCCGAGTGACCGGCACCGGCCATGTTGCCGTACAACATGCGACGGGCATCGTTTGCATCCATGATCGCCCGGGTTTCCCCTTCCCAAGGCAACCGGAATCGCCCCCGCATGAAGGCAAAACCCGAACTGTCGTTCTGGCAGATATGGAACATGTGTTTCGGATTCCTCGGCATCCAGTTCGGCTTTGCGCTGCAGACGGCGGACGTCAGCCGCATCTTCCAGACACTCGGCGCGTCGCTGGAGCAGATCCCGGTGCTGTGGATCGCCGCGCCGATCACCGGGCTGATCGTGCAGCCGATCGTCGGGCATCTGTCCGACCGCACCTGGACGCGGCTGGGGCGCCGGCGTCCGTATTTCCTGGTCGGCGCGGTGCTTGCCTCGCTGTCCCTGCTGTGGATGCCGAATGCGTCGGAGCTGTGGATCGCGGCGGCCCTGCTGTGGCTGATGGATGCGTCGATCAATGTCTCGATGGAGCCGTTCCGCGCCTTTGTCGGCGACCAGCTTCCGGTTCGCCAGCGTCCGCTGGGTTACTCGATGCAGAGCTTCTTCATCGGCATCGGGGCAGTGGTTGCCTCCGCCATGCCCTGGCTGCTGGCCAGGTTCGGATTCGGCAATGTCGCGCCGGATGGCGGCATTCCGGACACGGTGAAGTATTCGTTCTACGCCGGCGGCGCGGTCCTGTTGGGCGCGGTGCTGTGGACCGTGCTCAGCACGCGCGAATATGCGCCCGAGCAGTTGCGGGCATTCGACCCCGTGCCGATCGACGAACAGGATCCACGCGCCACGGGCGGCACGCGCAGCGGAATCGCCTGGGCCATGGCCGGTGTGGCCGGCGCCGTGCTGGTCGGCCACTATCATCTGCAGCAGGAACTCTACCTGCTGGCCGGCGGGCTCCTGGCGTATGGCGTTTCGCTGCTGTGGCTGGCGCGGACCCGCAGCCGCGGCATGCTCGCGCAGGTGCTCGGCGACTTGCGCGCGATGCCCGACGTGATGCGCCGGCTGGCATGGGTGCAGCTGTTCTCGTGGTTCGCGCTGTTCGCGATGTGGATCTACGCCACCGCCGCGGTCACCCAGGTGCATTTCGGCAGCGGCGATCCGCGCTCGGCGGCGTACAACGACGGGGCCAACTGGGTCGGCGTGCTGTTTGCCGCCTACAACGGCTTTGCCGCACTCGCCGCGTTGGCCATCCCGCTGATGGTGCGCCGCTGGGGGTTGCGTGCCAGCCATCTGGTCAACCTGTGGCTGGGCGGCGCGGGGCTGCTTTCCTTCCTGCTCATCCGCGATCCGCACTGGCTGCTGCTGTCGATGCTCGGGGTCGGCTTTGCCTGGGCGTCGATCCTGTCGCTGCCTTACGCCATGCTGTCCGACAGCGTGCCGTCGGCCAAGATGGGCGTGTACATGGGCATCTTCAATTTCTTCATCGTCATTCCGCAGCTGGTGGCCGCGAGCGTGCTGGGCCAACTGCTGAAGCTGTTCTTCCACGGCCAGCCGATGTGGGCGCTGGCGCTGGGCGGGGCGAGCCTGCTGGTCGCCGGGCTGTGCACGCTGCGCGTGCGGATCGCGCTCTGAACCGAGGTCATGAATCCGATAGTCCGGCCGGCTCGTTCGACACATGTCGCCGATGTGCGGTGATGCGCCGGTTCCTACCATGGCGGTCGACATGAACCCGCCTGGCGTCGCGCCTGCTGCGGATACGCTGGGAACCGTGGAGACGCCGGCATGACGCTCGACCTTGCTCGACCTTACCTTCTGTCGGAACGGCAGGTCGCCGATTTCCGCCGCGACGGTTTCATCAAGCTCAAGGACGTGTTCAACGCCGACGAGCTGCGCCACTACGGCGAAGAAATCACGCGACTGACCATCGCGCTGAATACCCAGACGCTGCCGCTGGAGCAGCGCAGCACCTACGACCGCGCCTTCCTGCAGGTGATGAACCTGTGGGAGGAAAGCGAACGGGTGCGCGAATTCGTGTCCGGCCGCCGCCTCGCCGGCCTGGCCGCGGCGCTGCTGCAGGTCGACGGCGTGCGCCTGTATCACGACCAGTCGCTGTACAAGGAGCCGGGCGGCGGCATCACGCCGGCGCATGCCGACCAGTACTACTGGCCGGTCGACAGCGACCGCACGATCACGGCATGGGTGCCGCTGCAGGCGGTGCCGCAGGAGATGGGGCCGCTCGCGTTCTTCGCCGGCAGCCAGGCGGTGGAGTTCGGCCGCGACCTGGGCATCTCCGACGAGAGCGAGCGGGCGATCACGGCGAACATGGAGGCGCAGGGTTTCCGCGTGGTGGACGAGCCTTTCGCGCTGGGCGAGGTGAGCTTCCACCTCGGCTGGACCTTCCATCGCGCCGGCCCGAACCGCTCGGCGCGGCCGCGTTCGGTGATGACCGTGATCTACATGGATCGCGACATGAAGCTGAAGGCGCCCAGCAACGCCATGCAGCAGGCGGACTGGGAGCGCTGGTGTCCCGGCGCGAAAGTCGGCGCGGTCATCGACACGCCGAAGAATCCGCTGTTGTTCGAACGCGCGACATGAGCGCCGGCATCGCCAGCGGGCCGGCGCTCATCGCCGACGGCAGGGGCGGATTCGCGATCGGGACGATCGAGGTCGAGCCGCCCGGCCCGGGCGAAGTGCGCGTCGCCATCGCTGCGGCCGGCATCTGCCATACCGACCATGCCTCGCTGCACTGGCCCGGCCCGCTGGTGATGGGCCACGAGGGTGCCGGGCATGTCGAACAGGTCGGCGAGGGCGTGCGCGGACTCGAGCCAGGGCAACCGGTGCTGCTGAACTGGGCGATCCCCTGCGGCAGATGCTTCCAGTGCGCCCGTGGCGCCGCGACCCTGTGCGAGCGGACCCACGAACTCGACGTGCCGCGGCTGGGCAACAGCCGTGCCCACGCCGGCGCGACACGCTGGCATGGGCGCCCGATCGAGCGCTCGTTCCACCTCGGGACATTCGCGCGGCATACGCTGGTGCGCGCCGAGGCGGTGACGCCGTTGCCGGCGGAGCTGCCGGTGGACGTGGCCTGCATCCTCGGCTGCGCGGTGATGACCGGCGTCGGTTCGGCGGTGAACGTGGCTGCGGTCGCGCCGGGCGCGTCGGTGGCGGTGCTGGGTTGCGGCGGGGTAGGGCTCAACGTGATCCAGGGCGCGCGGATCGGCGGCGCCCGCATCATCATCGCCATCGATCGCGTGCAGGCCCGGCTCGAGCGCGCCCGCGAGCTGGGCGCCACCCACCTGCTGCCGGCCGCCGACGACGATCCGCAGCATGCGCAGCTGGTCGCCGCGGTACGCGCGCTGACCGAAGGCCGCGGCGTGGATCATGCCTTCGAAGCCACCGGCACGGCCGCGCTCGCCCTGCTGCCGCTGCAGCTTGCGCGCAACGGTGGCGACGCGCTGCAGGTCAGCGGCGCGCACGGAACGGCCACGTTCGAACTGCCGCAGCTGTTCTGGAACAAGCGCTACATGGCGCCGCTGTATGGCGACTGCGTGCCCGACCGCGATTTCCCGCGCCTGTTCGACTGGGTCGCCCGTGGCCGGCTCGAACTCGCCTCGCTGGTCAGCCATCGCTATCCGATGGACGCGCTGGGCCGCGCCTTCGACGACATGCTGGCCGGGCGCAGCATGAAAGGAGTGTTGCGCAT includes the following:
- a CDS encoding MFS transporter, whose product is MKAKPELSFWQIWNMCFGFLGIQFGFALQTADVSRIFQTLGASLEQIPVLWIAAPITGLIVQPIVGHLSDRTWTRLGRRRPYFLVGAVLASLSLLWMPNASELWIAAALLWLMDASINVSMEPFRAFVGDQLPVRQRPLGYSMQSFFIGIGAVVASAMPWLLARFGFGNVAPDGGIPDTVKYSFYAGGAVLLGAVLWTVLSTREYAPEQLRAFDPVPIDEQDPRATGGTRSGIAWAMAGVAGAVLVGHYHLQQELYLLAGGLLAYGVSLLWLARTRSRGMLAQVLGDLRAMPDVMRRLAWVQLFSWFALFAMWIYATAAVTQVHFGSGDPRSAAYNDGANWVGVLFAAYNGFAALAALAIPLMVRRWGLRASHLVNLWLGGAGLLSFLLIRDPHWLLLSMLGVGFAWASILSLPYAMLSDSVPSAKMGVYMGIFNFFIVIPQLVAASVLGQLLKLFFHGQPMWALALGGASLLVAGLCTLRVRIAL
- a CDS encoding phytanoyl-CoA dioxygenase family protein, coding for MTLDLARPYLLSERQVADFRRDGFIKLKDVFNADELRHYGEEITRLTIALNTQTLPLEQRSTYDRAFLQVMNLWEESERVREFVSGRRLAGLAAALLQVDGVRLYHDQSLYKEPGGGITPAHADQYYWPVDSDRTITAWVPLQAVPQEMGPLAFFAGSQAVEFGRDLGISDESERAITANMEAQGFRVVDEPFALGEVSFHLGWTFHRAGPNRSARPRSVMTVIYMDRDMKLKAPSNAMQQADWERWCPGAKVGAVIDTPKNPLLFERAT
- a CDS encoding alcohol dehydrogenase catalytic domain-containing protein, translated to MSAGIASGPALIADGRGGFAIGTIEVEPPGPGEVRVAIAAAGICHTDHASLHWPGPLVMGHEGAGHVEQVGEGVRGLEPGQPVLLNWAIPCGRCFQCARGAATLCERTHELDVPRLGNSRAHAGATRWHGRPIERSFHLGTFARHTLVRAEAVTPLPAELPVDVACILGCAVMTGVGSAVNVAAVAPGASVAVLGCGGVGLNVIQGARIGGARIIIAIDRVQARLERARELGATHLLPAADDDPQHAQLVAAVRALTEGRGVDHAFEATGTAALALLPLQLARNGGDALQVSGAHGTATFELPQLFWNKRYMAPLYGDCVPDRDFPRLFDWVARGRLELASLVSHRYPMDALGRAFDDMLAGRSMKGVLRIA